A single Streptomyces sp. Edi2 DNA region contains:
- a CDS encoding MBL fold metallo-hydrolase produces MELTKKTHACVRLEKDGRTLVIDPGLFTEEDAAVGADAILVTHEHMDHFNEDRLRVGMEANPAAEIWTLASVADQLAGVFPGRVHTVGDGDTFSAAGFEVEVHGQLHAVIHPDIPRITNVGYLIDGGTVFHPGDALTVPEGRTVETLLLPVHAPWNKIAEIIDYVREVAPRRAIDIHDSLLQDHARPIYDSMIDKLGGGADHGRLTPGDRTALG; encoded by the coding sequence ATGGAACTCACCAAGAAGACCCATGCCTGTGTCCGGCTGGAGAAGGACGGGCGGACGCTCGTCATCGACCCCGGTCTCTTCACCGAGGAGGACGCGGCCGTCGGCGCGGACGCGATCCTGGTCACCCATGAGCACATGGACCACTTCAACGAGGACCGGCTGCGGGTGGGCATGGAGGCCAACCCGGCGGCCGAGATCTGGACGCTGGCCAGCGTCGCCGACCAGCTCGCCGGAGTGTTCCCCGGCCGGGTGCACACAGTCGGCGACGGCGACACCTTCAGCGCCGCCGGCTTCGAGGTGGAGGTGCACGGCCAGCTGCACGCCGTCATCCACCCCGACATCCCGCGCATCACCAACGTCGGCTACCTCATCGACGGCGGCACGGTCTTCCACCCGGGCGACGCCCTCACCGTCCCGGAGGGCCGCACGGTCGAGACCTTGCTGCTGCCCGTCCACGCCCCCTGGAACAAGATCGCCGAGATCATCGACTATGTGCGCGAGGTCGCGCCGCGACGGGCCATCGACATCCACGACAGCCTGCTCCAGGACCACGCCCGCCCGATCTACGACTCCATGATCGACAAGCTGGGCGGCGGGGCCGACCACGGCCGTCTCACCCCGGGAGACCGGACCGCCCTTGGCTGA
- a CDS encoding amino acid ABC transporter ATP-binding protein, with the protein MAGDALIELRGVNKHYGKLHVLRDIDLTVGRGEVVVVIGPSGSGKSTLCRAINRLETVESGTIELDGRPLPEEGRALAQLRAEVGMVFQSFNLFAHKTVLDNVMLAPMKVRKTKKDEAARRARELLDRVGLASQAEKYPAQLSGGQQQRVAIARALAMDPKALLFDEPTSALDPEMINEVLEVMRQLARDGMTMVVVTHEMGFARSAANRVVFMDDGRIVEDRTPEDFFTAPRSERAKDFLSKILKH; encoded by the coding sequence ATGGCCGGTGATGCGCTGATTGAACTGCGCGGGGTCAACAAGCACTACGGAAAGCTGCATGTCCTGCGGGACATCGACCTCACCGTCGGCCGCGGGGAGGTGGTCGTGGTCATCGGGCCCTCCGGGTCCGGGAAGTCCACCCTGTGCCGGGCCATCAACCGCCTGGAAACCGTCGAGTCGGGCACCATCGAGCTGGACGGCCGGCCGCTGCCCGAAGAGGGCCGTGCGCTGGCCCAGTTGCGTGCCGAAGTCGGCATGGTCTTCCAGTCCTTCAACCTCTTCGCTCACAAGACCGTGCTGGACAACGTGATGCTGGCGCCGATGAAGGTCCGCAAGACAAAGAAGGACGAGGCCGCGCGGCGCGCCCGTGAACTCCTGGACCGGGTGGGGCTCGCCTCCCAGGCCGAGAAGTATCCGGCGCAGCTCTCCGGCGGCCAGCAGCAGCGCGTCGCCATCGCCCGCGCCCTCGCCATGGACCCCAAGGCGCTGCTCTTCGACGAACCGACCTCCGCCCTCGACCCGGAGATGATCAACGAGGTGCTGGAGGTCATGCGGCAGCTCGCCCGGGACGGCATGACGATGGTCGTGGTCACCCATGAGATGGGCTTCGCCCGCTCCGCCGCCAACCGTGTGGTGTTCATGGACGACGGCCGCATCGTCGAGGACCGCACCCCCGAGGACTTCTTCACCGCGCCGCGCAGCGAACGGGCGAAGGACTTCCTCTCCAAGATTCTCAAGCACTGA
- a CDS encoding glutamate ABC transporter substrate-binding protein — protein MPHSHSSPLRRALVAVVLAVLALALAGCGREGSPPVKGPKGSELPRYPVAKNFSLPASPTWVRAKRRGHLIIGVKEDQPYLGEKDPATGQYTGFDIEIAKMMSAALGFPPHTIQFQTIASANRETALQNGQIDLYVGTYTINDKRKKLVGFAGPYYMAGQSLLVRTDENDIKGPQDLAGRRVCSAAGSTPFQRIQADYPRAVLVSYDTYSVCVDNLLTYQVAAVTTDDAILLGYAAKARDELKVVGKPFSEEPYGIGVPRGDKALRFALDDALAANEKNGNWRKAYDATLGLSGVPAPKPPPIDRYPAA, from the coding sequence ATGCCGCACAGCCACTCCTCGCCCCTGCGCCGTGCCCTCGTGGCCGTCGTGCTCGCGGTGCTCGCGCTGGCCCTCGCCGGCTGCGGCCGGGAAGGCAGCCCGCCGGTCAAGGGCCCCAAGGGCAGCGAACTGCCCCGGTACCCGGTCGCCAAGAACTTCTCGCTGCCCGCCTCCCCGACCTGGGTGCGGGCCAAGCGCCGCGGCCATCTCATCATCGGCGTCAAGGAGGACCAGCCCTACCTCGGCGAGAAGGACCCGGCCACCGGCCAGTACACCGGCTTCGACATCGAGATCGCCAAGATGATGTCCGCCGCGCTCGGCTTCCCGCCGCACACCATCCAGTTCCAGACGATCGCCTCCGCCAACCGCGAGACGGCCCTGCAGAACGGCCAGATCGACCTCTACGTCGGCACCTACACCATCAACGACAAGCGCAAGAAGCTGGTGGGCTTCGCCGGCCCGTATTACATGGCCGGCCAGTCGCTGCTGGTGCGCACCGACGAGAACGACATCAAGGGCCCGCAGGACCTGGCCGGCAGACGGGTCTGCTCGGCGGCCGGCTCGACCCCCTTCCAGCGCATCCAGGCCGACTACCCCAGGGCCGTACTGGTCTCCTACGACACCTACTCGGTGTGCGTCGACAACCTGCTCACCTACCAGGTCGCCGCGGTCACCACCGACGACGCGATCCTGCTGGGCTACGCCGCCAAGGCGCGCGACGAGCTGAAGGTGGTCGGCAAGCCGTTCTCCGAGGAGCCGTACGGCATCGGCGTGCCCCGCGGTGACAAGGCACTGCGGTTCGCACTCGACGACGCCCTCGCCGCGAACGAGAAGAACGGCAACTGGAGGAAGGCGTACGACGCGACCCTCGGCCTGTCCGGAGTCCCCGCCCCCAAGCCGCCCCCGATCGACCGCTACCCGGCGGCCTGA
- a CDS encoding S8 family serine peptidase: MANGPMDRRAFGGHPDQPHGPVMGQGTDYTGRYVVLLEPGDQESGLNALRASADIASVERVRGTEAAHVAELLERPDVSVLFEELGAAVVEVRPEQRHALVTSAEAESSIIAAEPERMVYALPITAPQQAPTEFFPAYRSDEEVVAHHTMAEIAAAQGPAMDEQSWTWGLQAIRANLSSLTGRDVKIAVIDTGVDTDHPDLVGRIEASASFVPGEAVEDGNGHGTHCIGTVAGPEHPRQGPRYGVACEARILAAKVLSNAGSGTDGQILAGMAWAVAQGARVISMSLGAGVRPGELFPQTYEKLAQRALERGTVIVAAAGNDSHRPPEIRPVSRPANCPSILAVSALDKALTPSFFSNGGINGQGGEVNIAAPGRDVHSAAPGGGYQSLSGTSMATPHVAGVLALLAQANPNASAADLRAGLMSGAFPLTQPARDVGSGLLQAP, from the coding sequence ATGGCGAACGGACCTATGGACAGGCGCGCCTTCGGCGGGCATCCCGATCAGCCTCATGGCCCCGTCATGGGCCAGGGCACGGATTACACAGGTCGATACGTGGTCCTGCTCGAACCGGGTGACCAGGAGAGCGGCCTGAACGCACTGCGTGCCTCCGCCGACATCGCGTCCGTCGAACGGGTCCGAGGAACCGAGGCCGCGCATGTCGCCGAACTCCTTGAGCGCCCCGACGTCTCGGTGCTCTTCGAGGAACTCGGCGCCGCCGTTGTCGAGGTGCGGCCCGAGCAGCGCCACGCGCTGGTGACCTCGGCCGAGGCGGAATCCTCGATCATCGCGGCAGAACCGGAGCGCATGGTCTACGCCTTGCCGATCACCGCCCCGCAGCAGGCGCCGACCGAGTTCTTCCCGGCCTACCGCAGCGACGAGGAAGTGGTCGCCCACCACACCATGGCCGAAATCGCCGCTGCCCAGGGCCCGGCCATGGACGAGCAGAGCTGGACCTGGGGCCTGCAGGCGATCCGGGCCAATCTGTCCAGCCTGACCGGACGCGATGTGAAGATCGCCGTCATCGACACCGGCGTGGACACCGACCACCCGGACCTGGTCGGGCGCATCGAGGCGTCGGCCTCCTTCGTGCCCGGCGAGGCCGTCGAGGACGGCAATGGCCACGGCACGCACTGCATCGGCACCGTCGCCGGTCCGGAACACCCCCGGCAGGGACCCCGCTACGGGGTGGCCTGCGAGGCCCGGATCCTCGCGGCGAAGGTGCTCAGCAACGCGGGCAGCGGCACCGATGGCCAGATCCTGGCGGGCATGGCCTGGGCCGTCGCCCAAGGCGCGCGAGTGATTTCCATGTCGCTCGGCGCCGGGGTCCGACCGGGTGAGCTCTTCCCGCAGACATACGAGAAGCTGGCCCAGCGCGCGCTCGAACGCGGCACGGTGATCGTCGCTGCCGCGGGCAACGACAGCCATCGGCCCCCGGAAATCCGGCCCGTCAGCCGGCCCGCCAACTGCCCCTCCATCCTCGCGGTGAGCGCGCTCGACAAGGCACTCACGCCGTCGTTCTTCTCCAACGGCGGCATCAACGGCCAGGGCGGCGAGGTCAACATCGCCGCGCCCGGCAGGGACGTGCACTCGGCTGCCCCTGGCGGCGGGTACCAGAGCCTGAGCGGCACCAGCATGGCCACCCCGCATGTCGCGGGCGTCCTCGCCTTGCTCGCCCAGGCAAACCCGAACGCTTCCGCGGCCGATCTCAGAGCCGGTCTGATGTCCGGTGCCTTCCCGCTGACGCAGCCCGCCAGGGACGTCGGCTCGGGTCTGCTCCAGGCGCCGTGA
- a CDS encoding exodeoxyribonuclease III: protein MRIATWNVNSITARLPRLLAWLERTGTDVLCLQETKCTAEQFPYDELRALGYEAAVNADGRWNGVALLSKVGLEDVVKGLPGGPEYDGVQEPRAVSATCGPARVWSVYVPNGREVGHAHYTYKLGWFEALKTAVAEDTAGSRPFAVLGDYNVAPTDEDVWDPAVFEGATHVTPAERAALAALREAGLSDVVPRPLKYDHPYTYWDYRQLAFPKNRGMRIDLVYGNGPFAKAVSDAYVDREERKGKGASDHAPVVVDLEV, encoded by the coding sequence ATGCGCATCGCGACCTGGAACGTCAATTCGATCACCGCCCGCCTTCCGAGGCTGCTGGCCTGGCTGGAGCGCACCGGCACGGACGTGCTGTGCCTCCAGGAGACCAAGTGCACCGCCGAGCAGTTCCCGTACGACGAGTTGCGCGCGCTCGGCTATGAAGCCGCGGTCAACGCCGACGGCAGGTGGAACGGCGTGGCCCTGCTGTCCAAGGTGGGGCTCGAGGACGTGGTCAAGGGCCTGCCCGGCGGCCCGGAGTACGACGGGGTGCAGGAGCCGCGGGCCGTCTCGGCGACCTGCGGCCCGGCCCGGGTGTGGTCCGTGTACGTCCCCAACGGCCGCGAGGTCGGTCATGCGCACTACACCTACAAGCTCGGCTGGTTCGAGGCACTGAAGACGGCGGTCGCCGAGGACACGGCGGGCTCCCGCCCGTTCGCGGTCCTCGGCGACTACAACGTCGCACCGACCGATGAGGACGTCTGGGACCCGGCCGTCTTCGAGGGCGCCACCCATGTCACGCCCGCCGAGCGCGCCGCCCTGGCCGCCCTGCGCGAGGCGGGCCTGTCGGACGTCGTGCCGCGCCCCCTCAAGTACGACCATCCCTACACCTACTGGGACTACCGCCAGCTCGCCTTCCCCAAGAACCGCGGTATGCGCATCGATCTCGTCTACGGCAACGGGCCGTTCGCCAAGGCCGTGTCGGACGCGTATGTGGACCGCGAGGAGCGCAAGGGCAAGGGCGCCTCGGACCACGCCCCGGTCGTGGTGGACCTCGAGGTCTAG
- a CDS encoding glycoside hydrolase family 25 protein, with protein MTIKGIDVSSFQPEKYHTGGFAFVFIKVTEGTTYTNPRWVAQRKTARDAGLVTGFYHFARPGSFEDQADFFLSKINLVEGDILALDWEDRGFSNSFKDNWIKRVQHRTSGHRTVLYCNRDFWLHRDTTSFAGDGLWIAQYNGKPGQPNIQNPWMFHQYTDHPVDTNVGNFKDKVALRAWSAHRQLASFD; from the coding sequence ATGACCATCAAAGGAATCGATGTCTCGTCGTTCCAGCCGGAGAAATACCACACCGGCGGATTCGCCTTCGTATTCATCAAAGTCACGGAGGGGACCACCTACACGAACCCCAGGTGGGTCGCTCAGCGCAAGACCGCACGAGACGCCGGATTGGTGACCGGCTTCTATCATTTCGCCCGGCCCGGATCCTTTGAAGACCAGGCCGACTTCTTCCTCTCCAAGATCAATCTGGTGGAGGGGGATATCCTCGCCCTCGACTGGGAGGACCGTGGCTTCTCGAACTCCTTCAAGGACAACTGGATCAAGCGCGTGCAGCACCGCACGTCCGGGCACAGGACAGTGCTCTACTGCAACCGGGATTTCTGGCTCCACCGTGACACTACGTCCTTCGCCGGGGACGGCCTGTGGATAGCCCAGTACAACGGCAAGCCCGGTCAGCCCAACATTCAGAACCCGTGGATGTTCCACCAGTACACCGACCACCCGGTTGATACGAACGTCGGAAACTTCAAGGACAAGGTGGCACTGCGCGCTTGGTCCGCACACCGGCAGCTGGCTTCGTTCGACTGA
- a CDS encoding amino acid ABC transporter permease, producing the protein MTTALYDVPGPRTRQRHRFYGLLSTALILALIGWVLYLLFATGQFTAAKWTPFTYKGIQELLLRGLGNTLRAFAFAAVLSLALGGVLAIGRLSEHRIVRWVSTLLVEFFRAMPVLVMIFFIYVALKADPLIALVAGLTLYNGSVLAEVFRTGVHSVDRGQREAAYALGMHKTQVMTHVLVPQAVRAMLPAIISQLVVALKDTSLGYLITYEEFLHAGKLIASNLDYDLPFIPVVMIISPIYIGMCMLLSWLAHWVSRRQRRNPKVEAAEVAAPEPGTLLPGSHRPPA; encoded by the coding sequence ATGACCACCGCCCTCTACGACGTCCCGGGCCCGCGGACCAGGCAGCGGCACCGGTTCTACGGCCTGCTCTCCACGGCGCTGATCCTCGCCCTGATCGGCTGGGTCCTCTACCTCCTCTTCGCCACCGGCCAGTTCACCGCGGCGAAGTGGACTCCCTTCACCTACAAGGGAATTCAGGAGCTCCTGCTGCGGGGCCTGGGCAACACCCTGAGGGCCTTCGCCTTCGCGGCGGTGCTGTCGCTGGCGCTGGGCGGGGTGCTGGCGATCGGCCGGCTCTCCGAGCACCGGATCGTGCGCTGGGTGAGCACGCTGCTGGTGGAGTTCTTCCGCGCCATGCCCGTACTGGTCATGATCTTCTTCATCTATGTGGCGCTGAAGGCGGACCCGCTGATCGCCCTGGTCGCCGGACTGACCCTCTACAACGGCTCGGTGCTCGCCGAGGTCTTCCGTACCGGCGTCCACTCCGTCGACCGCGGCCAGCGCGAGGCCGCCTACGCACTTGGCATGCACAAGACGCAGGTCATGACGCATGTCCTGGTGCCGCAGGCGGTCCGGGCCATGCTCCCGGCGATCATCAGCCAGCTGGTGGTCGCCCTGAAGGACACCTCGCTCGGCTACCTCATCACCTACGAGGAGTTCCTGCACGCGGGCAAGCTGATCGCCTCCAACCTCGACTACGACCTGCCGTTCATCCCCGTCGTCATGATCATCTCGCCGATCTACATCGGGATGTGCATGCTGCTGTCCTGGCTGGCCCACTGGGTCTCCCGGCGCCAGCGGCGCAACCCCAAGGTGGAGGCCGCCGAGGTGGCCGCCCCCGAACCGGGCACCCTGCTGCCGGGGAGCCACCGGCCACCGGCCTGA
- a CDS encoding lasso peptide biosynthesis B2 protein, translating into MAEDIDAVAAMARVLSPHCRVTRMSDGALIADWKRTRFLGLAMTEVQKFVSGSPEERAELIVGLTRAGCATGRRKKHPDAGVGLWLGGVHLLIRTLGFGRVLRLLSLAAPEYARADLPSAQEFGRLKRAVQSHSGRSWLVNGDCKSEAVTAFVLLRRCGLKAVLHVGVREHPFALHAWTVSGGLCIPDADPRGHAFTPVLSIGCGGL; encoded by the coding sequence GTGGCAGAGGATATCGATGCGGTGGCAGCCATGGCGAGGGTCCTGTCACCGCATTGCCGTGTCACCCGGATGTCCGACGGAGCGCTGATCGCGGACTGGAAGCGGACGCGTTTTCTCGGACTGGCGATGACGGAAGTCCAGAAATTCGTCTCCGGAAGCCCTGAGGAACGCGCCGAACTTATCGTCGGTCTCACACGTGCCGGGTGCGCGACGGGCCGCCGGAAAAAACACCCGGACGCCGGCGTCGGGCTCTGGCTGGGTGGAGTGCACCTGCTGATCCGGACCCTTGGATTCGGGCGCGTCCTCCGGCTGCTGTCCTTGGCCGCTCCGGAATACGCCCGTGCGGACCTCCCCTCCGCGCAGGAGTTCGGACGGCTGAAACGAGCAGTGCAGTCACACAGCGGCAGAAGCTGGCTCGTCAACGGCGACTGCAAGTCCGAGGCGGTGACGGCCTTCGTCCTGCTGCGGCGGTGTGGTCTGAAAGCCGTACTCCACGTCGGCGTGCGTGAACACCCGTTCGCCCTGCACGCGTGGACAGTCTCGGGCGGCCTGTGCATCCCCGACGCCGATCCGCGAGGGCACGCCTTCACACCGGTGCTCTCGATCGGCTGCGGGGGACTCTGA
- a CDS encoding amino acid ABC transporter permease, with product MNVLLDNLSLYGKGLLGTVELTVFASLLALVLGFLMAAFRVAPVGSLRAFGTAWVAVLRNTPLTLLFFAVVLGLPRFGFVLPFNLFAILALGCYTSAFICEAVRSGINTVPVGQGEAARSLGMTFPQTLGGIVLPQAFRSVIPPIGSTLIALAKNSAIAGAFSVTELLGVYKPLNELGYSIVWTFVWIAVGYLIVTLTISALFNVLEKRFGVAR from the coding sequence ATGAACGTTCTCCTCGACAACCTCTCCCTCTACGGGAAGGGCCTGCTGGGCACCGTCGAACTCACCGTCTTCGCCTCGCTGCTCGCGCTCGTCCTCGGTTTCCTGATGGCCGCGTTCCGGGTGGCGCCGGTCGGCTCCCTGCGGGCCTTCGGCACGGCATGGGTGGCGGTGCTGCGCAACACGCCGCTGACGCTGCTGTTCTTCGCGGTGGTGCTGGGCCTGCCACGCTTCGGCTTCGTCCTGCCCTTCAACCTCTTCGCCATCCTGGCGCTGGGCTGCTACACCTCCGCCTTCATCTGCGAGGCGGTGCGCTCCGGCATCAACACCGTGCCCGTCGGGCAGGGCGAGGCGGCCCGCAGCCTGGGCATGACCTTCCCGCAGACGCTGGGCGGGATCGTCCTCCCGCAGGCCTTCCGCTCCGTCATCCCGCCCATCGGCTCCACCCTGATCGCGCTCGCCAAGAACTCCGCGATCGCCGGCGCCTTCAGCGTCACCGAACTCCTCGGCGTCTACAAGCCGCTCAACGAGCTGGGCTACAGCATCGTCTGGACCTTCGTCTGGATCGCCGTCGGCTATCTGATCGTGACCCTGACCATCAGCGCGCTCTTCAACGTGCTGGAGAAGCGCTTCGGAGTCGCCCGATGA
- a CDS encoding SGNH/GDSL hydrolase family protein, translated as MRVRRWGTALSLLLTATALPATDAEAAAAVAAHAPPAAGPHDPLPLSRLFDNRAVSDNSRPGAANFDGAGRSLSAQDLAAAGWSPGSVLTLDGARLTLPRTAPGTPDNVLADGQQVAVRGRGEALTFLVAGTGGAAMGTGTVRYRDGSHSTYELTAPDWRSGPPATKAVTLPHLNGPGGQLPGTARLYAVTVPLRAGREVSSVVLPEASGPSGALHVFAVSVRDTGRGRTGSWAASTAGYRAVGPWTDRTLRLVVHSGAGGPRARIRIANTFAAAPVDIGAASIAVRGTGAAAKRTPVPLTFGRGHTRVRIPAGAEAFSDPVDFTVPTGTDLLVSLHLPGTVTAAPVHQEAAQQSYLSAAGSGDRTADTGGAAYPATMTFWPFLTGVDVAGGPGSVVALGDSITDGVKSTSGTNRRWPDVLARRFQAQHALPRYGVLGQGISANRIVTDRYPGDGVSTDTGGVSAQHRLERDVLAQPSARTVVVFEGINDVRWGTSADEVIAGLRALAGRAHERGLRVVVATIAPCEGYPDCTPEVEARRQAVNAFVRGHAGTVFEATLDFDAVLRDPQRPARLLPAYDSGDHLHPGDAGLAALGNAVDLRALVPGRG; from the coding sequence ATGCGTGTACGACGATGGGGCACCGCCCTGAGCCTGCTGCTCACCGCGACCGCACTGCCGGCCACCGATGCCGAAGCCGCGGCGGCCGTCGCGGCGCACGCGCCGCCGGCCGCAGGACCGCACGACCCGCTGCCCCTGTCCAGGCTCTTCGACAACCGGGCCGTCAGTGACAACTCCCGGCCCGGCGCGGCCAATTTCGACGGGGCGGGCCGTTCGCTGTCCGCTCAGGACCTGGCGGCGGCCGGCTGGTCGCCCGGAAGCGTCCTGACGCTCGACGGGGCCCGGCTCACGCTGCCGCGTACCGCGCCCGGGACGCCGGACAACGTCCTCGCGGACGGCCAGCAGGTGGCGGTACGCGGCCGGGGCGAGGCGCTGACCTTCCTGGTCGCCGGGACGGGCGGTGCGGCCATGGGCACCGGGACCGTGCGCTACCGGGACGGGTCGCACAGCACCTATGAACTCACCGCGCCCGACTGGCGGTCGGGACCGCCGGCCACCAAGGCGGTGACGCTGCCGCACCTCAACGGTCCGGGTGGGCAACTGCCCGGGACGGCGCGGCTGTACGCGGTGACCGTGCCGCTGCGGGCGGGGCGGGAGGTGAGCTCGGTGGTGCTGCCGGAGGCGTCCGGGCCGTCCGGTGCACTGCATGTCTTCGCGGTGTCCGTACGGGACACCGGGCGTGGCAGGACCGGGAGTTGGGCGGCGAGCACGGCGGGCTACCGGGCGGTCGGGCCCTGGACCGACCGTACGCTGCGGCTGGTGGTGCACAGCGGCGCGGGCGGGCCGCGGGCGCGCATACGGATCGCCAACACCTTCGCCGCCGCGCCGGTGGACATCGGGGCGGCCAGCATCGCGGTGCGGGGCACGGGGGCGGCGGCCAAGCGCACACCGGTGCCGCTGACCTTCGGCAGGGGGCACACCCGGGTCCGCATACCGGCCGGGGCCGAGGCGTTCAGCGATCCCGTCGACTTCACCGTTCCGACCGGCACCGATCTGCTGGTGAGCCTCCATCTGCCGGGAACGGTGACGGCGGCGCCCGTGCACCAGGAGGCGGCCCAGCAGTCGTACCTGAGCGCCGCGGGCAGCGGGGACCGCACCGCGGACACCGGGGGCGCTGCCTACCCCGCAACGATGACCTTCTGGCCGTTCCTGACCGGCGTCGACGTCGCGGGCGGGCCCGGCTCGGTCGTGGCCCTGGGCGACTCGATCACCGACGGGGTGAAGTCGACGAGCGGCACCAACCGGCGCTGGCCCGACGTGCTGGCCCGCCGCTTCCAGGCGCAGCACGCGCTGCCCCGCTACGGCGTGCTGGGCCAGGGCATCTCGGCGAACCGGATCGTCACCGACCGCTATCCGGGCGACGGGGTCAGCACGGACACCGGCGGGGTGAGCGCCCAGCATCGGCTGGAGCGCGATGTGCTGGCACAGCCCTCGGCGCGGACGGTGGTGGTGTTCGAGGGCATCAACGATGTGCGCTGGGGGACCTCGGCCGATGAGGTCATCGCCGGGCTGCGTGCCCTCGCGGGGCGGGCGCACGAGCGGGGGCTGCGGGTGGTGGTGGCGACCATCGCACCCTGTGAGGGCTACCCCGACTGCACCCCGGAAGTGGAAGCCCGCCGCCAGGCCGTCAACGCCTTCGTACGCGGCCATGCCGGCACCGTCTTCGAGGCGACGCTCGATTTCGACGCCGTACTCCGCGATCCGCAGCGGCCCGCACGGCTGCTGCCCGCCTACGACAGCGGCGACCACCTCCACCCCGGCGACGCGGGACTTGCGGCGCTCGGCAACGCGGTGGACCTGCGGGCGCTGGTACCGGGGCGGGGCTGA
- a CDS encoding DUF6278 family protein, which produces MNMSFLDKWRKRRQAHRSVPLAESVRADPESVVELLSECELLRAQAATEGVELDDSVRSLEALDQLQPVWRDDPEVLPWLGNDAGLYLGTVVVRTVPGAVWHVWPDGQPVVRLESGREIDVVATGHEWADIGAPELSQVYAEVSES; this is translated from the coding sequence ATGAACATGTCTTTCCTGGACAAGTGGCGCAAGCGGCGGCAGGCGCACCGGTCCGTGCCGCTCGCGGAGTCGGTGCGCGCCGATCCCGAAAGCGTCGTCGAGCTGCTGTCCGAGTGCGAACTGCTGCGGGCCCAGGCCGCCACGGAGGGCGTGGAACTGGACGACTCCGTACGGTCGTTGGAGGCGTTGGACCAGCTGCAGCCGGTCTGGCGGGACGACCCGGAGGTGCTGCCCTGGCTCGGCAACGACGCCGGTCTCTACCTCGGCACGGTCGTGGTCCGCACGGTACCCGGCGCCGTCTGGCACGTCTGGCCGGACGGGCAGCCGGTGGTCCGGCTGGAGTCCGGGCGGGAGATCGACGTGGTGGCCACGGGCCATGAGTGGGCCGATATCGGCGCGCCGGAGCTGTCGCAGGTCTACGCCGAGGTCTCGGAGAGCTGA